A genomic segment from Lignipirellula cremea encodes:
- a CDS encoding HD domain-containing protein, with translation MAGVESIPEVKALDDRRRLIRIPDQIDVPLTPRVRRLIDTAEFHRLASISQLGLVSLVYPAATHSRFEHSLGVYRMALLYLKQLAHDERFAQAVSAEQGEQLIVAALLHDLGHWPFCHPLEDMRLPGVPRHEQFADRFLLHGEPAELLDQEWSVSPAQVASLLHGKPQDQASRILNSLLSGPIDIDKMDYLQRDSLHAGVPYGRNFDEPRLIGALCLNQQGDGLALSEKGRTAAEMMVFARYVMFSEVYWHHAVRGATAMLQRAFYELHTQLDLESLFHLTEQPMIAQLQSVAGDSPAGELLAGLFGPRRRLYKRLAQYNFIQQPDTYQKLARRPYPWLVACAEQFALQLSERIGQPVAPHEVLFDAPPVKLEVQFNVEIFYPKEDLYRELGQVSPVVQTLAQKQFDDYVKQVRIFLHPRLQSLVTPDLANELAHSAAAAAD, from the coding sequence ATGGCAGGCGTGGAGTCGATTCCCGAAGTCAAGGCGCTCGATGACCGGCGTCGGTTGATCCGCATTCCCGATCAGATCGACGTCCCGCTCACGCCCCGGGTGCGGCGGTTGATTGATACGGCCGAGTTTCATCGGCTGGCTTCCATCAGCCAGCTCGGCCTGGTGTCGCTGGTTTATCCGGCCGCCACCCATTCCCGCTTTGAGCATTCGCTCGGCGTGTATCGCATGGCCCTGCTGTACCTGAAACAGCTGGCCCACGACGAACGTTTTGCCCAGGCTGTCTCGGCCGAACAGGGCGAGCAGCTGATCGTGGCGGCCCTGCTGCACGACCTGGGGCACTGGCCGTTCTGTCACCCGCTGGAAGACATGCGCCTGCCGGGCGTGCCGCGGCATGAACAGTTTGCGGATCGTTTCCTGCTGCACGGCGAGCCGGCCGAACTGCTCGACCAGGAGTGGTCCGTATCGCCGGCGCAGGTGGCCAGCCTGCTGCATGGCAAGCCGCAGGATCAGGCGTCGCGGATCCTGAACAGCCTGCTCTCGGGCCCGATCGATATCGACAAAATGGATTACCTGCAGCGAGACAGCCTGCACGCAGGCGTGCCTTATGGACGGAACTTCGACGAGCCGCGATTGATCGGCGCGCTCTGCCTGAACCAGCAGGGAGACGGCCTGGCCCTGAGCGAAAAAGGCCGCACCGCCGCCGAGATGATGGTCTTCGCCCGGTATGTCATGTTCAGCGAAGTCTACTGGCATCACGCCGTCCGCGGCGCCACGGCCATGCTGCAGCGGGCCTTCTATGAACTGCATACGCAGCTTGACCTGGAGTCGTTATTCCACCTGACTGAACAGCCCATGATCGCCCAGCTGCAGTCCGTGGCCGGCGACTCGCCTGCCGGTGAACTGCTGGCGGGACTCTTTGGTCCGCGTCGGCGCCTTTACAAGCGGCTGGCCCAGTACAACTTTATCCAGCAGCCGGACACGTACCAGAAACTGGCCCGCCGGCCGTACCCCTGGCTGGTCGCCTGTGCGGAGCAGTTCGCCCTGCAGTTAAGCGAACGGATCGGCCAGCCGGTCGCTCCGCATGAAGTGCTTTTTGACGCCCCGCCCGTCAAACTCGAAGTGCAGTTCAACGTGGAGATTTTCTATCCCAAGGAAGACCTCTACCGCGAGCTGGGACAGGTGTCGCCGGTGGTGCAAACGCTGGCCCAGAAGCAGTTCGACGATTATGTCAAACAGGTGCGCATCTTCCTGCATCCGCGCCTGCAGTCCCTGGTGACGCCCGACCTCGCCAACGAACTGGCCCACTCCGCCGCCGCAGCCGCCGATTAG